From Anopheles darlingi chromosome 2, idAnoDarlMG_H_01, whole genome shotgun sequence, the proteins below share one genomic window:
- the LOC125959677 gene encoding protein croquemort isoform X2, whose protein sequence is METVIVGVLKLCCLGVLFITIAYAIIVIDPTEVIVEDKLSMYEGSYLNRLWKKPPLDVFISIYVFNISNPEAFMRGEERLRLQEIGPYVYQEFLEHHNSTFNPNGTLSFVPVRRQVFVPERSVGDPKEDRIMIPNIALLGVSSAAYRMSTFAALAVAAALRPLGMAPILNITTHDLLWGYDDPLVKIASTLLPDIIHFQKLGVLDRMFDDGFDTVTINLPESVRNQQQANGDNSFVDDDVPEQLQEEYYDEKTSAAGKSEPIRDYSIDLWNGSPGLAHWGYVGKDRWDANERNTPCNTLQGSYDGSVFPRNISKKEVFKVYRKAFCRTLPIAYEREGEVDGIKAYWFSIQENAFESSLDDPYTSCYCRNNQCLPKGLGDLSPCWYNIPVAVSLPHFYKGDPGLVNAIDGLSPNKDKHDAVIIMQPQLGIPMKANIRVQISLLSNISFNSELKPFHNTVIPLIWAEMSLEKLTPELILLLNLLFDIAPYLQTGIVCLLGLLGASLIATAALVLLCSAEAAKFEYDPRKSIRYSTVNMIPYPLLRKEIEKYGDGEPIRREPLLIENYA, encoded by the exons GAGTTTTGAAGCTGTGCTGTCTCGGTGTACTGTTCATTACAATTGCCTACGCAATCATAGTGATTGATCCAACTGAAGTGATTGTTGAAGAT AAATTGTCCATGTATGAAGGCTCTTACTTGAATCGGTTGTGGAAAAAACCCCCTCTCGACGTCTTCATCAGCATTTACGTGTTCAACATTTCAAACCCAGAGGCTTTTATGCGTGGCGAAGAACGACTACGGTTGCAGGAAATCGGACCGTACGTGTATCAGGAGTTTTTGGAACATCACAATTCAACCTTCAACCCCAATGGCACCCTGAGTTTTGTGCCGGTTAGGCGGCAAGTGTTTGTACCTGAGAGATCGGTCGGTGACCCTAAGGAAGATCGCATAATGATCCCGAACATAGCCTTGTTGGGAGTGTCGAGTGCTGCTTACAGGATGTCTACATTTGCTGCTCTTGCCGTGGCGGCTGCTCTTCGACCGCTCGGCATGGCACCTATCTTGAACATTACTACGCATGATCTTCTGTGGGGTTACGACGATCCGCTTGTTAAGATTGCCTCTACCTTGCTACCGGACATAATTCACTTCCAAAAGCTGGGCGTATTGGATCGG ATGTTTGACGATGGCTTTGACACCGTCACGATTAATCTTCCCGAATCAGTGcgcaaccaacaacaggcAAACGGTGACAACTCATTTGTTGACGACGATGTACCTGAACAATTACAAGAAGAATACTATGACGAAAAAACATCAGCAGCTGGCAAGAGCGAACCGATCAGAGACTATTCGATAGACCTATGGAATGGATCGCCGGGACTGGCCCATTGGGGTTACGTAGGAAAAGATCGATGGGATGCCAATGAAAG AAACACACCCTGCAACACTCTTCAGGGATCTTATGACGGCTCAGTGTTTCCACGTAATATCTCTAAAAAAGAGGTGTTTAAAGTGTATCGCAAAGCTTTTTGTCGCACTCTTCCGATTGCTTATGAAAGGGAAGGCGAAGTGGATGGTATCAAAGCGTATTGGTTTTCGATACAGGAGAATGCATTTGAAAGCTCTCTAGATGATCCTTATACCTCTTGTTACTGCAGAAACAATCAATGTCTTCCAAAAGGTCTGGGCGATTTAAGCCCCTGTTGGTATA ACATTCCCGTAGCGGTATCACTACCGCATTTCTACAAAGGTGATCCAGGGCTCGTAAATGCGATTGACGGACTAAGTCCAAACAAAGATAAACACGATGCCGTTATCATTATGCAACCG CAACTCGGTATTCCCATGAAGGCAAACATTCGGGTGCAAATCAGTCTTCTCTCTAATATCAGCTTCAACTCCGAATTGAAGCCGTTTCACAATACGGTGATTCCGTTGATATGGGCAGAGATG TCGTTAGAGAAGCTAACACCGGAGCTCATACTTTTGTTGAACCTCCTGTTTGACATAGCTCCATACTTACAGACTGGCATCGTGTGCCTGTTAGGTCTTTTGGGAGcctcgctcatcgcaacagcGGCACTGGTGTTGCTGTGTTCGGCCGAAGCGGCAAAGTTCGAGTATGATCCACGCAAATCGATCCGGTATTCAACGGTCAATATGATCCCGTATCCTTTATTGCGAAAGGAGATTGAAAAATATGGCGATGGGGAACCGATTCGCAGGGAACCGTTGCTGATAGAGAACTATGCGTGA
- the LOC125959677 gene encoding protein croquemort isoform X1: MTTTPAFPLAAKRKRVLKLCCLGVLFITIAYAIIVIDPTEVIVEDKLSMYEGSYLNRLWKKPPLDVFISIYVFNISNPEAFMRGEERLRLQEIGPYVYQEFLEHHNSTFNPNGTLSFVPVRRQVFVPERSVGDPKEDRIMIPNIALLGVSSAAYRMSTFAALAVAAALRPLGMAPILNITTHDLLWGYDDPLVKIASTLLPDIIHFQKLGVLDRMFDDGFDTVTINLPESVRNQQQANGDNSFVDDDVPEQLQEEYYDEKTSAAGKSEPIRDYSIDLWNGSPGLAHWGYVGKDRWDANERNTPCNTLQGSYDGSVFPRNISKKEVFKVYRKAFCRTLPIAYEREGEVDGIKAYWFSIQENAFESSLDDPYTSCYCRNNQCLPKGLGDLSPCWYNIPVAVSLPHFYKGDPGLVNAIDGLSPNKDKHDAVIIMQPQLGIPMKANIRVQISLLSNISFNSELKPFHNTVIPLIWAEMSLEKLTPELILLLNLLFDIAPYLQTGIVCLLGLLGASLIATAALVLLCSAEAAKFEYDPRKSIRYSTVNMIPYPLLRKEIEKYGDGEPIRREPLLIENYA; the protein is encoded by the exons GAGTTTTGAAGCTGTGCTGTCTCGGTGTACTGTTCATTACAATTGCCTACGCAATCATAGTGATTGATCCAACTGAAGTGATTGTTGAAGAT AAATTGTCCATGTATGAAGGCTCTTACTTGAATCGGTTGTGGAAAAAACCCCCTCTCGACGTCTTCATCAGCATTTACGTGTTCAACATTTCAAACCCAGAGGCTTTTATGCGTGGCGAAGAACGACTACGGTTGCAGGAAATCGGACCGTACGTGTATCAGGAGTTTTTGGAACATCACAATTCAACCTTCAACCCCAATGGCACCCTGAGTTTTGTGCCGGTTAGGCGGCAAGTGTTTGTACCTGAGAGATCGGTCGGTGACCCTAAGGAAGATCGCATAATGATCCCGAACATAGCCTTGTTGGGAGTGTCGAGTGCTGCTTACAGGATGTCTACATTTGCTGCTCTTGCCGTGGCGGCTGCTCTTCGACCGCTCGGCATGGCACCTATCTTGAACATTACTACGCATGATCTTCTGTGGGGTTACGACGATCCGCTTGTTAAGATTGCCTCTACCTTGCTACCGGACATAATTCACTTCCAAAAGCTGGGCGTATTGGATCGG ATGTTTGACGATGGCTTTGACACCGTCACGATTAATCTTCCCGAATCAGTGcgcaaccaacaacaggcAAACGGTGACAACTCATTTGTTGACGACGATGTACCTGAACAATTACAAGAAGAATACTATGACGAAAAAACATCAGCAGCTGGCAAGAGCGAACCGATCAGAGACTATTCGATAGACCTATGGAATGGATCGCCGGGACTGGCCCATTGGGGTTACGTAGGAAAAGATCGATGGGATGCCAATGAAAG AAACACACCCTGCAACACTCTTCAGGGATCTTATGACGGCTCAGTGTTTCCACGTAATATCTCTAAAAAAGAGGTGTTTAAAGTGTATCGCAAAGCTTTTTGTCGCACTCTTCCGATTGCTTATGAAAGGGAAGGCGAAGTGGATGGTATCAAAGCGTATTGGTTTTCGATACAGGAGAATGCATTTGAAAGCTCTCTAGATGATCCTTATACCTCTTGTTACTGCAGAAACAATCAATGTCTTCCAAAAGGTCTGGGCGATTTAAGCCCCTGTTGGTATA ACATTCCCGTAGCGGTATCACTACCGCATTTCTACAAAGGTGATCCAGGGCTCGTAAATGCGATTGACGGACTAAGTCCAAACAAAGATAAACACGATGCCGTTATCATTATGCAACCG CAACTCGGTATTCCCATGAAGGCAAACATTCGGGTGCAAATCAGTCTTCTCTCTAATATCAGCTTCAACTCCGAATTGAAGCCGTTTCACAATACGGTGATTCCGTTGATATGGGCAGAGATG TCGTTAGAGAAGCTAACACCGGAGCTCATACTTTTGTTGAACCTCCTGTTTGACATAGCTCCATACTTACAGACTGGCATCGTGTGCCTGTTAGGTCTTTTGGGAGcctcgctcatcgcaacagcGGCACTGGTGTTGCTGTGTTCGGCCGAAGCGGCAAAGTTCGAGTATGATCCACGCAAATCGATCCGGTATTCAACGGTCAATATGATCCCGTATCCTTTATTGCGAAAGGAGATTGAAAAATATGGCGATGGGGAACCGATTCGCAGGGAACCGTTGCTGATAGAGAACTATGCGTGA
- the LOC125959680 gene encoding uncharacterized protein LOC125959680 has translation MQNARTMCMVILLLIVGFVGAENLLFSDCGVRTSRRQPRSYFPIGLGGTRRMDNESVSSTSTQTEAFVRNPKIMHGTPTVEGQYPWQVSLELLHPSYGFIGHWCGGVLIDRNWVLSAAHCIHNDLFNLPLPALWTVVLGEYDRRTESGYEQRIPVDKIILHEKYHNFKHDLVLLKLTRPANTSPSSRVRKICLPFADFKVNSMPFDPRPEQQERPKPNGKPAYFFDHDAAIDEEHASADDDQEGFPDAVPFRDDNFLRRLKQSFERDAFTGRSNGSRTARFMINQLVVGKLRTTDSHRPPIGSNRRNFQFPPAARIDSRHIITKPSVPIERRSRRLQLRSKNFRPLAETAKKDTNSVNHYQHRRVNLNSKFGNNRRRNDKFSHAPVYYRNEPNYRNEDLHDYSMKDDATAAPAREVETEAESISAAMPDTSQYVDCLATGWGKSTIDDELTDVLLQTRAPIQSSKKCEEAYGDFIKLHRGHLCAGNLDGAGGTCVGDSGGPLQCRISKRGPWILVGITSFGSGCAFKNYPDVYTKISFYRQWIADTIEKN, from the exons ATGCAAAATGCACGCACCATGTGCATGGTCATTTTGCTGCTAAtcgttggtttcgttggtGCCGAAAACTTGCTTTTTTCAG ACTGTGGTGTTCGCACGTCTCGTCGACAGCCAAGAAGTTACTTTCCGATAGGACTGGGTGGCACGAGACGCATGGATAACGAGAGCGTCAGCAGCACTTCTACGCAAACGGAAGCATTTGTCCGCAATCCGAAAATAATGCACGGTACACCGACGGTCGAGGGTCAGTATCCGTGGCAGGTGTCCCTGGAGCTGCTGCACCCATCGTACGGTTTCATCGGACACTGGTGCGGTGGCGTGCTAATTGACCGAAATTGGGTTCTGTCCGCCGCACACTGTATTCACAA TGATTTGTTTAATCTTCCATTGCCGGCACTGTGGACGGTAGTGCTCGGGGAATATGACCGCCGGACCGAATCCGGTTACGAACAGCGCATACCGGTGGATAAAATCATTCTGCACGAGAAATACCACAATTTCAAGCACGATCTCG TGCTGCTGAAATTAACGCGACCTGCCAACACGTCACCAAGTTCGAGGGTAAGAAAAATATGTCTTCCGTTTGCTGACTTCAAGGTGAACAGTATGCCATTTGATCCGCGGCCAGAGCAACAGGAACGACCAAAACCCAACGGCAAGCCGGCATATTTTTTCGATCACGACGCTGCTATCGACGAAGAGCACGCAtcagcagatgatgatcagGAAGGGTTTCCAGATGCAGTGCCATTTCGAGATGATAATTTCCTCAGGCGCCTCAAGCAATCTTTTGAGAGGGATGCTTTCACGGGGCGCTCGAATGGTTCTCGAACGGCGAGATTTATGATAAATCAGTTGGTCGTAGGTAAGCTACGGACCACTGACTCGCACAGGCCGCCGATTGGTTCCAATAGGAGGAACTTTCAGTTTCCGCCCGCAGCCAGGATAGACAGTCGCCATATCATCACCAAACCTTCTGTACCAATAGAGAGAAGGAGTCGACGATTGCAGCTTCGTTCCAAAAATTTCCGTCCCCTTGCGGAGACCGCGAAGAAGGATACTAATTCGGTAAACCATTACCAACATCGGCGAGTCAATCTGAACAGTAAATTCGGTAACAATAGAAGACGGAACGATAAATTCTCGCATGCCCCCGTGTACTATCGCAACGAGCCGAACTACCGAAACGAGGACTTGCATGACTATTCGATGAAGGACGATGCCACCGCAGCACCGGCGAGAGAGGTGGAAACGGAAGCGGAGAGCATTTCTGCTGCAATGCCTGATACGTCCCAGTACGTTGATTGTCTAGCAACAGGTTGGGGCAAATCAACAATTGACGATGAGTTGACTGATGTGTTGCTGCAAACTCGAGCACCCATACAGAGCAGTAAAAA ATGCGAAGAGGCTTACGGCGATTTCATTAAACTACATCGAGGACATCTTTGTGCTGGCAATTTAGACGGTGCTGGAGGAACGTGTGTG GGTGACTCGGGAGGACCATTGCAGTGTCGGATTAGCAAGCGTGGCCCATGGATCTTGGTTGGAATTACATCGTTTGGGTCGGGATGTGCGTTTAAAAACTACCCAGACGTGTACACAAAAATTTCCTTCTACCGTCAGTGGATAGCTGATACCATCGAGAAGAACTAA